A window from bacterium encodes these proteins:
- a CDS encoding DUF4910 domain-containing protein, translating to MTQFDNDNLNTENYGKKMFKLIERLYPICRSITGNGVRETLNIIKKYIPIKIHEISTGTKVFDWTVPKEWNIKDAYVKNSKGEKLIDFKQSNLSVLNYSVPVHKRVSLEELKSHLFTLPEHPDWIPYLTSYYKENWGFCLTHKQYEKLQDGTYEVVIDSTLEDGNLSFGELYIKGKSDDEVLFSCYICHPSLCNDNLSGVVLLTFLARELLGADLKYSYRFLFIPETIGAITWLSLNEDRVANIKHGIIATCVGDSGKSTYKKSRQGNATIDRIVEKVLIDSGNPYEIIDFFPSGSDERQFCSPGFNLPVGSLMRTPYARFPEYHTSLDNLDIIAPEYLADSFQKYIKVVSILENNITYLNINPKCEPQLGRRGLYRMIGSQKDHAINELSMLWVLNLSDGRNSLLDIAIRSKIAFEQIKVAADSLVYKGLLKETG from the coding sequence ATGACCCAGTTTGACAATGACAATTTGAATACGGAAAATTATGGGAAAAAAATGTTTAAATTAATAGAAAGACTCTACCCAATATGCAGAAGTATTACGGGCAATGGAGTACGAGAAACATTAAATATCATTAAAAAATATATACCTATAAAGATACATGAAATTTCTACTGGAACAAAAGTTTTTGATTGGACTGTTCCCAAGGAATGGAATATAAAAGATGCGTATGTGAAAAACTCAAAAGGGGAGAAACTAATTGATTTTAAGCAATCAAACCTTTCTGTCCTGAATTACAGTGTGCCTGTTCACAAAAGAGTGTCGTTGGAGGAACTAAAAAGTCATTTATTTACCTTGCCTGAACATCCTGATTGGATTCCTTACTTGACTTCTTACTATAAAGAAAATTGGGGTTTTTGTTTGACTCATAAGCAATATGAGAAGTTACAGGATGGTACTTATGAGGTAGTTATTGATTCCACACTTGAAGATGGCAATCTTTCATTTGGCGAATTATATATAAAAGGGAAGAGCGATGACGAAGTTCTTTTTTCGTGTTACATTTGTCACCCTTCTTTATGCAATGATAATCTTAGTGGAGTAGTCCTTTTGACTTTTTTGGCAAGAGAGTTATTAGGCGCTGATTTAAAATATTCTTATAGGTTTTTGTTTATACCTGAAACTATCGGCGCAATCACTTGGTTAAGCTTGAATGAAGATAGAGTAGCAAATATCAAGCATGGAATTATTGCGACATGCGTAGGTGATTCTGGTAAATCAACATATAAAAAAAGCAGGCAAGGGAATGCTACAATTGACAGGATAGTAGAAAAAGTCCTGATCGATTCGGGAAATCCTTATGAGATTATTGACTTTTTCCCTTCTGGAAGTGATGAAAGACAGTTTTGCTCTCCAGGATTCAATTTGCCGGTAGGTTCATTAATGAGAACTCCCTATGCTCGTTTCCCTGAATATCACACTTCTTTAGATAATTTAGATATCATTGCTCCTGAATATCTAGCAGATTCATTTCAGAAATATATTAAAGTCGTATCCATTCTTGAGAACAATATTACTTATTTAAATATTAATCCAAAATGCGAACCACAATTAGGAAGAAGGGGGCTTTACAGAATGATTGGCAGTCAAAAAGATCATGCAATTAACGAATTATCAATGTTATGGGTTTTAAATCTCTCTGACGGGAGAAACTCTCTCTTAGACATTGCAATTCGCTCCAAGATAGCTTTTGAGCAAATTAAAGTTGCAGCCGATTCTTTGGTGTATAAAGGTTTGCTTAAAGAGACTGGCTAA
- a CDS encoding oligosaccharide flippase family protein produces the protein MNNKDKQEQIKNSFFYMLPMLINTLMPFITLPIFTRILTKEDYGVLALSQVYATFAAGLVNFGMVASYDRNYFKYRNDKQKSAQLLYTTLLFVTCNFLFLLVLTYLFRVPLSNLIFHSPLYVRIMLCAFCASSVTRLHQYYLAYFKNSEKAKHYVAYTIAYILISFVLSLYMIAFLRIGVIGLVYAQLFSSIIMFFILSYKSLTLLPLSFSKKLLLESLKISYPLTPRIFFGVIGSQFDKYMIGLLASLGGVGIYSIGQRISYFVFNYMTSLEHVFIPQTYKKMFDLKEKGGESVGRYLTPFAYVSIAIALIIALFSEEIISVLTPSSYHSAINIVIILSMYYGFLFFGKLTGNQLIFTKKTHIASLLTMVAIGLNILLNIPFIIKWGAIGAAWATFIAGLISGSIFFVVAQHYYEIKWEYKKIAAIFLVFFGSSLLMIILRNFSVEYSIRLMVKLTSLLCYAYVGLRIRLLTKENYNLVKNIISFKKKTS, from the coding sequence ATGAATAACAAAGATAAGCAGGAACAAATTAAAAACTCTTTTTTTTACATGTTGCCAATGTTAATTAATACTCTGATGCCTTTTATTACGCTTCCTATCTTTACAAGAATATTAACTAAAGAAGATTACGGTGTTTTGGCTTTGTCGCAAGTATATGCTACATTTGCTGCCGGTTTGGTAAACTTTGGCATGGTGGCATCTTATGACCGTAATTATTTCAAATATAGAAACGATAAACAGAAGTCTGCGCAATTACTATATACAACTTTGCTGTTTGTAACCTGCAATTTTTTGTTCTTGCTTGTTTTAACTTACTTGTTCAGGGTTCCCTTATCCAATCTTATTTTCCATTCCCCGTTATATGTTCGTATCATGCTCTGCGCCTTTTGCGCCAGTTCTGTAACCAGGCTGCACCAGTATTATTTGGCATATTTCAAGAATTCAGAGAAAGCTAAACATTATGTAGCTTATACCATAGCATACATTTTAATTAGCTTTGTTCTATCTCTTTATATGATAGCTTTCCTACGAATTGGTGTAATCGGGTTAGTTTATGCGCAATTGTTTTCTTCAATTATAATGTTTTTTATATTGAGTTATAAATCCCTGACTTTATTACCATTGTCATTCAGCAAAAAGCTATTATTGGAATCACTTAAAATAAGTTATCCTTTAACGCCGCGAATATTTTTTGGAGTCATAGGATCTCAATTTGATAAATACATGATTGGTCTCTTGGCGTCACTGGGTGGCGTAGGCATATACAGTATTGGACAAAGAATATCTTATTTCGTTTTTAACTATATGACATCATTGGAACATGTGTTCATACCCCAAACGTATAAAAAGATGTTTGACCTGAAAGAAAAAGGCGGAGAATCAGTTGGCAGATATCTAACTCCGTTTGCTTATGTTTCTATTGCTATTGCTCTTATTATAGCTTTATTTTCGGAAGAGATTATATCTGTGTTGACTCCATCGTCTTATCATAGTGCCATTAATATCGTCATTATTCTTTCCATGTATTACGGATTTCTATTTTTCGGAAAACTAACTGGCAATCAACTTATTTTCACGAAGAAGACTCATATTGCCTCTCTTCTTACCATGGTGGCAATCGGCTTGAATATTCTGCTAAATATACCTTTTATAATTAAGTGGGGCGCTATTGGTGCCGCATGGGCAACGTTTATAGCAGGACTAATTTCCGGGTCAATTTTTTTTGTAGTTGCTCAACACTACTACGAGATTAAGTGGGAATACAAGAAAATAGCAGCAATTTTTCTGGTATTTTTTGGTTCTTCTCTTCTGATGATTATACTGAGGAATTTTTCAGTTGAGTATTCTATTCGCCTAATGGTCAAATTGACATCTTTATTATGTTATGCGTATGTTGGCCTCAGAATAAGACTTCTTACCAAAGAGAATTATAATTTGGTTAAAAATATAATTTCATTTAAGAAAAAGACCTCCTAG
- a CDS encoding AAC(3) family N-acetyltransferase produces the protein MEISERVKKVVRKTFNLEHKKIENTWTSADIPEWDSMGHLELIMAIEKEFDIKFEIEEMFKIHNLNDFNNILKMKKRLIQPLYELDNKKIYYSDFTCTLRDIGVNKGDTIFVHSDISAFGKLCISDRSFILKSLIYSLKESVSNNGTIIMPTFTYNFCKGEIYDVRNTKSDVGVLTEYFRVQPEVSRTIHPIFSVAIWGKYKSHLLDISKDSFDENSIFGKLHQMNGKIIFLGAPFQSCTYVHYVEQMHGVPYRYIKTFKGKIKESSIIYEDEYDYFVRYLDKTIITDLSKLERHMLTKGLMKEIKLGAGRVLMVNSDVLLKEGCKLLDKNIRFFLKENPK, from the coding sequence GTGGAAATTAGTGAACGAGTAAAAAAAGTGGTAAGAAAAACATTTAATTTAGAACACAAAAAAATTGAAAATACTTGGACTTCTGCTGATATCCCTGAGTGGGATTCTATGGGACATCTTGAGTTAATCATGGCAATTGAAAAAGAATTTGATATTAAATTTGAAATTGAAGAAATGTTTAAGATACACAACTTAAATGATTTTAATAATATTCTTAAAATGAAAAAAAGATTAATACAGCCATTATATGAATTAGACAATAAAAAAATATATTATTCTGATTTTACCTGCACATTGAGAGATATTGGCGTTAATAAAGGAGATACTATTTTTGTCCATTCTGACATTTCTGCATTTGGGAAATTATGCATATCTGATAGGAGTTTTATTTTAAAAAGTCTAATTTATTCACTAAAGGAGAGTGTTAGCAATAATGGGACGATAATTATGCCCACATTCACTTATAACTTCTGTAAGGGAGAAATTTATGACGTTAGAAATACTAAATCAGATGTTGGTGTTCTTACAGAATATTTCAGGGTGCAACCAGAGGTTAGCAGAACAATCCATCCTATTTTTTCGGTCGCAATATGGGGTAAATATAAAAGTCACTTATTAGATATAAGCAAAGATTCTTTTGACGAAAACTCAATTTTTGGAAAACTCCACCAAATGAATGGGAAAATTATCTTCCTAGGTGCACCTTTTCAATCTTGCACATATGTTCACTACGTTGAACAAATGCATGGAGTTCCATACAGATATATAAAAACATTCAAGGGGAAAATTAAAGAATCCAGCATAATCTATGAAGATGAATACGATTATTTTGTGCGTTACTTAGATAAAACGATTATTACAGATCTTTCGAAATTAGAAAGACATATGCTTACGAAAGGATTAATGAAAGAAATTAAATTAGGGGCGGGGCGAGTATTAATGGTTAATTCTGATGTCTTGCTTAAGGAAGGCTGTAAACTTCTAGACAAAAATATCCGCTTTTTTTTAAAGGAGAATCCAAAATGA
- a CDS encoding GNAT family N-acetyltransferase — protein MKKIAEKIFLVGRRIYLRPLNQRDINKKYLSWLNDSEVTKYMEIGIFPTTKNELQDYYERINKSKTDVMFAIVTKKQGRHIGNIKLGNINWVHRFAELGIMIGDKRYWSKGYGQEACQLLLKYAFNRLNLNKVILGVHAPHKAAIKAYQKVGFQIEGRLTKMLNLDGKYVDKVYMGILQRDFNKD, from the coding sequence ATGAAAAAAATTGCTGAGAAGATATTCCTTGTAGGCAGGCGAATATATCTTCGCCCTCTTAACCAAAGAGATATAAATAAAAAATATTTATCATGGCTTAACGATAGTGAAGTGACAAAATATATGGAGATAGGAATTTTCCCAACAACTAAGAATGAGCTACAAGATTACTATGAGAGAATAAACAAAAGTAAAACCGATGTAATGTTTGCTATTGTTACAAAAAAACAAGGCAGACACATAGGCAATATCAAATTGGGTAATATAAATTGGGTTCATAGGTTTGCTGAACTGGGAATTATGATTGGAGACAAAAGATACTGGAGCAAAGGTTATGGACAGGAGGCATGCCAACTATTATTGAAATATGCTTTTAATAGATTGAATTTGAATAAAGTTATTTTGGGTGTACATGCACCTCACAAAGCAGCAATAAAAGCATATCAAAAGGTTGGATTTCAGATTGAAGGTAGATTAACAAAAATGCTTAATTTAGATGGGAAATATGTGGACAAGGTTTATATGGGAATCCTACAAAGAGACTTTAATAAAGACTAA
- the pdxA gene encoding 4-hydroxythreonine-4-phosphate dehydrogenase PdxA — protein sequence MGDPAGIGAEIIAKALNNPDVYSRCNPLVIGDKQAMKDAIKISKLHLHINVIENVKKANFRHGSIDVYNLSNIDMTKLVYGKVSQKCGKAAGKYIEKAIALALKKEVDAIVTAPINKESFDLAGYGKKYRGHTEMLAALTNAKDVAMLLAHKNLRVIHVTTHVSLRNALDLIKLDRVFKTIKAAFEACQQLGVLSPKIGVAGLNPHCGEGGIMGYEEINEIIPAIQKAKVEGINVDGPISPDTIFSKGKNGTYDIIVAMYHDQGHIPLKFFGFEWNGNTWSSVGGVNVTIGLPIIRTSVDHGTAFGKAGKGIADEKSLLDAIDYAILIAENRRLDRAN from the coding sequence ATGGGCGATCCGGCGGGAATTGGGGCAGAGATAATTGCTAAGGCCTTAAACAATCCTGATGTGTATTCAAGATGTAATCCTCTCGTCATAGGCGATAAACAGGCTATGAAGGATGCGATTAAGATCAGTAAGCTGCACTTACATATCAATGTTATTGAAAACGTAAAGAAGGCTAATTTTAGACATGGTAGCATTGATGTATATAATCTATCCAATATAGATATGACTAAGTTAGTTTATGGAAAAGTCAGTCAAAAATGTGGTAAAGCTGCTGGTAAGTATATTGAAAAGGCAATAGCCTTAGCTTTAAAAAAAGAGGTTGATGCCATAGTAACTGCTCCGATTAATAAAGAGTCATTCGACCTTGCTGGATACGGAAAGAAATATCGCGGTCACACTGAGATGCTGGCAGCTTTGACCAATGCTAAAGACGTGGCCATGCTTTTGGCACATAAAAATTTGCGGGTTATTCATGTAACAACGCATGTTTCTTTAAGAAACGCTTTAGACCTTATTAAACTTGACAGGGTATTCAAGACTATAAAAGCAGCTTTTGAGGCCTGTCAGCAGTTAGGTGTTTTATCACCTAAAATAGGTGTGGCGGGTTTAAATCCTCATTGTGGTGAGGGGGGAATAATGGGGTATGAAGAGATAAACGAGATAATACCAGCGATTCAGAAAGCAAAAGTCGAAGGAATAAATGTTGATGGTCCAATATCACCGGATACTATATTCTCCAAAGGAAAGAACGGAACATATGACATTATTGTTGCTATGTATCATGATCAGGGACATATACCGCTAAAATTCTTTGGTTTTGAATGGAATGGAAATACATGGAGTTCGGTGGGCGGAGTGAATGTTACTATAGGTTTACCTATAATAAGGACTTCTGTTGATCATGGAACCGCTTTCGGAAAGGCAGGGAAAGGTATTGCCGACGAAAAGAGTTTACTAGATGCAATAGATTATGCAATTTTGATTGCTGAGAATAGAAGGTTGGATAGAGCAAATTAA
- a CDS encoding GNAT family N-acetyltransferase produces MKSELTLRDGEKKDCKLLWEWRNEKSVREASFNSKYISYEEHKKWFQKKIKSRKEKISIIESEFGKEIGQVRFDFNSPGAAEVSIIIDKTERGKGYGIQALRLFCEHTFKNYPIKNITAHIKQKNTPSLRIFKKSGFTINRLKEVKGFSCYEMILERNSQKRVNGL; encoded by the coding sequence ATGAAATCTGAATTAACTCTGCGAGATGGAGAAAAGAAAGACTGTAAATTATTATGGGAATGGAGAAATGAAAAAAGCGTAAGAGAGGCATCTTTTAATTCAAAATATATTTCTTATGAAGAGCATAAGAAGTGGTTTCAAAAAAAAATAAAAAGTAGAAAGGAAAAGATTTCCATTATTGAAAGTGAATTCGGCAAGGAAATAGGACAAGTAAGATTTGATTTTAATTCTCCAGGAGCAGCGGAGGTTAGTATTATTATCGACAAAACTGAAAGAGGAAAAGGTTACGGTATACAAGCTCTACGGTTATTTTGCGAACATACTTTCAAAAATTACCCTATAAAAAATATAACTGCTCACATAAAGCAGAAAAACACACCTTCTTTGAGAATATTTAAAAAATCCGGTTTCACGATAAATAGATTAAAAGAAGTTAAAGGATTCAGCTGCTACGAAATGATTCTGGAGAGAAACAGTCAAAAAAGAGTTAATGGTTTATGA
- a CDS encoding 3-deoxy-manno-octulosonate cytidylyltransferase, with the protein MNANRKVPVLGVIPARMASSRFPGKPLKLIRGKPMIWHVWRRSLLSNFLDDVVIATCDEEIKDIAEGFGARTIMTSNKHTRSNDRVAEVAEKIPCDIILNIQGDEPLLNPQLIDDVVKELKNNAEIQCVNPVSEIKTEVEMNSAHTVKVVSTIKKRVAYFSRYPIPSALINERKYPVYRQVPILGFRSDFCVKLSKLPEGPLELQEGIDLLRAIDHDLPLHILITEMQTIGVDTPDDLINVEKALENDSVYQMLSED; encoded by the coding sequence ATGAACGCAAACAGAAAAGTACCGGTATTAGGTGTAATCCCCGCCCGTATGGCTTCAAGCCGTTTTCCTGGAAAACCTTTAAAACTAATACGTGGGAAGCCAATGATATGGCATGTATGGAGGCGTAGCTTGTTGAGTAACTTTCTGGATGATGTGGTGATTGCTACCTGCGATGAAGAAATCAAGGACATTGCGGAAGGATTTGGCGCGCGGACAATAATGACGTCAAATAAACACACGAGGTCCAATGATCGGGTGGCTGAAGTGGCAGAAAAAATCCCGTGCGATATTATCTTAAATATTCAGGGGGATGAGCCGTTGTTGAATCCACAGCTTATTGATGATGTGGTAAAGGAATTGAAGAATAATGCTGAGATACAATGCGTAAATCCTGTTTCTGAAATCAAGACTGAAGTTGAAATGAATTCTGCTCATACAGTAAAGGTAGTTAGTACTATCAAAAAGCGTGTTGCGTATTTTTCCCGATATCCCATACCTTCAGCATTGATCAACGAAAGAAAATATCCTGTTTATCGTCAAGTTCCAATTCTAGGATTCAGGAGCGATTTTTGTGTGAAACTTTCAAAGCTTCCTGAAGGCCCTCTGGAATTACAGGAAGGGATTGATTTGTTACGTGCGATTGACCATGATCTGCCTCTACACATTTTAATAACAGAAATGCAAACAATCGGAGTAGATACCCCTGATGATTTGATAAATGTTGAAAAGGCATTGGAAAATGACTCTGTTTATCAGATGTTGAGTGAGGATTGA
- a CDS encoding radical SAM protein encodes MNKNKVIIYLVELAHNGFGLTLGTIPLGIGTIGAYCKKLHGDEIELKLFRQFDDLYKAIKKKTPHIVGFGYYSWNDNLSLTVSAFLRCIAPDTLIVFGGLNIGFVSTNTTQKLEKNDDSVSCLLNEDLQLLISNPHIDIIVHGYGEVPFADIVGRFIACRKRLELKTQRINGCSVLIGEKVFSGKPAPTLYDLDEIPSPYSMGLFTDFFERFQSMPQLETARGCPYRCGYCTIGGHSSRLYTHSVEYLKREILYLKDHSPNRVLRIADPNWGIVAHDVQLAEFIRTLYNNCGYPVSLRVYYAANGPIENVKKMAKLLKPLLPLNMSFQSFNKQVLKNVKRRNISLDKVKDMVIFAHTNKIATSTELISGLPGETYNSFRKGFLKAIQQGFDSIYIGQFYLIKGAELYAEDARRQYGFKTMYSLLGKDVTKVNEHYVVDANEIVTESKTMNQQNFWKIHKFSLFAHLCYAAGFLKEIIMHCLNYNMTPSDVYDELVTHKENYEFFSTIASQYMRDIRGLHFKTTAALKKKLMSSIKKHANIDSFDVYKHLRSIMGKTLGIQEKRVFIAEYVKAACAVYKKSKKYQVSRQKDFHKILNMLASLTADIIITPLQRTQEKILYECSYDLIAWAMGNYEQPLLEYHLKSSRLFALVVRNIEEHYDFIEKAKTLTEIEKYDFYFSTMVSSNMRRYISYAKRKTAGLKTV; translated from the coding sequence GTGAATAAAAACAAGGTTATTATCTATCTTGTAGAATTAGCTCATAATGGTTTTGGATTAACCTTAGGAACAATTCCATTGGGAATTGGCACTATAGGGGCATATTGTAAAAAATTGCATGGTGATGAAATTGAACTAAAACTATTCAGACAGTTTGATGATTTATACAAAGCAATTAAAAAAAAGACTCCACACATTGTCGGATTTGGCTATTACTCATGGAATGACAATTTGAGTCTTACTGTATCCGCCTTTCTCAGATGCATAGCTCCCGATACATTGATTGTTTTTGGCGGGCTTAATATAGGATTTGTGAGCACAAATACAACTCAAAAATTGGAGAAAAATGACGATTCCGTGTCGTGTTTGTTAAATGAGGATTTGCAACTGCTTATTTCTAATCCGCATATTGACATTATTGTCCATGGTTATGGAGAAGTGCCATTTGCAGATATTGTAGGTAGATTTATTGCATGCAGAAAGCGATTGGAACTAAAAACTCAGAGAATTAATGGATGCAGTGTTTTAATAGGAGAAAAAGTATTCAGCGGGAAACCTGCTCCAACGCTTTATGATTTAGATGAAATACCTTCTCCTTACTCAATGGGTTTATTTACAGATTTTTTTGAACGGTTTCAATCAATGCCCCAGCTTGAAACAGCCAGAGGATGTCCTTATAGATGCGGTTATTGTACGATTGGAGGTCACTCTTCGCGCCTTTACACTCATAGCGTGGAGTATCTTAAAAGGGAGATTCTGTATTTAAAAGACCACAGCCCAAATAGAGTTTTGAGAATAGCAGACCCAAATTGGGGAATTGTTGCTCACGATGTTCAGCTGGCAGAGTTTATCAGAACGCTTTACAACAACTGTGGTTATCCAGTTTCATTAAGAGTTTATTACGCGGCAAACGGACCGATTGAAAATGTTAAAAAAATGGCAAAGTTATTGAAGCCTTTACTGCCTCTAAACATGAGTTTCCAGTCCTTTAATAAACAAGTTTTAAAGAATGTTAAAAGGAGAAATATATCCTTGGATAAAGTTAAAGACATGGTTATATTTGCTCATACAAACAAAATCGCAACTTCAACCGAGCTTATTTCGGGATTGCCGGGTGAAACATACAACTCGTTTCGAAAAGGATTTTTGAAAGCCATACAGCAGGGTTTTGATAGTATCTATATTGGTCAGTTTTATCTAATTAAGGGAGCTGAATTGTACGCAGAAGATGCAAGAAGACAATATGGATTTAAGACAATGTATTCACTACTGGGAAAAGATGTAACAAAAGTTAATGAGCATTATGTTGTTGACGCAAATGAGATTGTGACAGAGTCAAAGACAATGAATCAACAAAATTTTTGGAAGATTCATAAATTCAGTCTTTTTGCTCACCTATGCTATGCCGCAGGATTTTTGAAGGAAATAATTATGCATTGTCTCAATTACAATATGACTCCATCGGATGTTTACGATGAATTAGTAACTCATAAAGAGAACTATGAATTTTTTAGCACGATAGCTTCGCAATATATGAGAGATATCAGAGGTTTGCACTTTAAAACAACAGCAGCTTTGAAAAAGAAATTAATGAGTTCTATTAAAAAGCATGCCAATATTGATTCATTTGATGTTTATAAGCACTTACGGTCTATAATGGGTAAAACGCTTGGAATCCAAGAAAAGCGAGTTTTTATTGCAGAGTATGTTAAAGCGGCTTGTGCTGTTTATAAAAAGAGTAAGAAATATCAGGTTAGTAGACAGAAAGACTTTCATAAAATATTAAATATGCTCGCTTCTTTGACAGCCGATATTATAATTACTCCCCTTCAGAGGACTCAAGAAAAAATTCTTTATGAGTGCTCCTATGATCTTATTGCGTGGGCAATGGGCAATTATGAACAGCCGCTATTAGAATATCACCTAAAAAGTTCCCGACTCTTTGCACTGGTCGTAAGGAATATAGAGGAACATTATGATTTCATTGAGAAAGCAAAAACTTTGACAGAGATAGAAAAGTACGATTTTTATTTTAGCACTATGGTTTCGTCTAATATGAGACGCTATATTTCTTATGCAAAAAGAAAAACAGCGGGCTTGAAAACGGTTTAG
- a CDS encoding B12-binding domain-containing radical SAM protein yields the protein MISRILLINSPRVSNIDLSADTGKAKNYYEVYPPLGLLYLSSMIKRELENIQIEVLDLHLESIKDALGGKTVNWFEMCRRKIEEFQPDLVGLTVIFGASFAYAKSIGTKIKDKYPKIIIVGGGIHITSIAKEKNKLAFCDFISLYESEYHFLGLIKYLNNQQNFLRGIIVNNKFLLRNEADVLSDIERPDNLDNLPIPDFATIDLKNYYKYGILSAAQTISYETPVATLLTSRGCLGNCKFCSVRSFMGPGVRTHSPERVLSEIDILYKEFGIRHIDVVDDDFAYNGQRVIDILNGLIDRKYSLTWSMGNGIRIGSLNEKIMKKMVKSGCTYFSIGIESGDQSILKEMRKPLTIELLKKKVKLLHKYPEIYYRANFMIGFPGETLEQMEKTFSLAEEIALDWSLFSICKPLPNTDLFNEMLNNSSDFNSDLIDYRFDSSKGMPIYDNKEEFIFDLAYTNNLKINFKNNVNLMGRNIKRSVKDFDRIVKLAKDHAFSWNCLAIGYKALNMKEEKKFAIKKTNEIVKRSAYWRQKFEELDFAIVC from the coding sequence ATGATCTCAAGAATCTTACTCATTAATTCTCCAAGAGTCTCGAATATCGATTTAAGTGCTGATACTGGCAAGGCAAAAAATTACTATGAAGTATACCCCCCTTTAGGGCTTTTATATTTATCTTCAATGATTAAAAGAGAATTAGAGAACATCCAGATAGAGGTGCTTGATTTACATTTAGAAAGTATTAAAGATGCTCTTGGTGGTAAAACGGTTAATTGGTTTGAAATGTGCAGAAGAAAAATAGAAGAATTTCAACCTGACTTAGTCGGATTAACTGTTATATTTGGCGCCTCATTTGCCTATGCAAAAAGCATTGGCACCAAAATTAAGGATAAATATCCAAAAATAATTATAGTTGGTGGCGGAATACATATTACCAGCATAGCTAAAGAAAAAAATAAATTAGCGTTTTGTGATTTCATTTCTTTATATGAATCAGAGTATCATTTTCTTGGTCTTATAAAATATTTAAACAATCAGCAAAACTTTCTGAGGGGGATAATTGTAAATAATAAGTTTCTTTTAAGAAATGAAGCCGATGTATTATCAGATATAGAGCGGCCTGACAATTTGGATAACCTTCCTATCCCTGATTTCGCCACTATCGATTTAAAAAATTATTATAAATATGGGATTTTATCTGCAGCCCAGACTATTTCTTATGAGACTCCTGTTGCAACCTTGCTTACATCTCGTGGGTGTCTTGGAAATTGTAAGTTTTGTAGTGTACGATCATTTATGGGGCCAGGAGTAAGGACGCATTCTCCTGAGAGAGTTCTTAGTGAGATAGACATTCTTTACAAGGAGTTTGGAATTCGGCATATTGATGTTGTTGATGACGATTTTGCATACAACGGACAGAGGGTCATTGATATACTGAATGGTCTTATTGATAGAAAATATTCGCTGACATGGTCCATGGGTAATGGTATCAGGATTGGAAGCTTAAATGAAAAAATTATGAAAAAAATGGTTAAATCCGGCTGTACATATTTTTCAATCGGTATTGAAAGTGGCGATCAGAGCATATTAAAAGAGATGCGAAAACCTCTAACTATTGAATTGCTTAAAAAAAAGGTTAAGCTATTGCATAAATATCCTGAAATATACTATAGAGCAAATTTTATGATTGGATTTCCAGGGGAAACGTTAGAACAAATGGAAAAGACATTTTCATTAGCAGAGGAAATTGCTCTTGACTGGTCTCTTTTTTCAATATGTAAACCTCTACCCAACACTGATCTCTTCAATGAAATGTTAAACAATAGTTCCGATTTTAATAGCGATTTAATAGATTATCGCTTTGATTCATCTAAAGGTATGCCTATTTATGATAATAAGGAAGAGTTTATTTTTGACCTTGCCTATACAAACAATCTAAAAATTAATTTTAAAAATAATGTAAACTTGATGGGTAGAAACATAAAGAGGTCTGTTAAAGACTTCGACAGAATTGTCAAACTAGCAAAAGATCACGCTTTTTCATGGAATTGCTTGGCAATAGGGTATAAGGCATTAAATATGAAGGAAGAGAAAAAATTTGCAATCAAAAAAACGAATGAGATTGTTAAAAGGAGTGCGTATTGGAGGCAAAAATTTGAAGAATTGGATTTTGCTATCGTGTGTTAA